One genomic window of Sphingomonas ginsengisoli An et al. 2013 includes the following:
- a CDS encoding TetR/AcrR family transcriptional regulator, giving the protein MPQKDTVRAETPKRDAILDAATRVFLAHGYEGASMDLVAKESGAARCTVYNQFESKEALFAAAVQRVWWDFPVVEITADRQALNDPTVGLGRLGKAIVDFWEPPIAVAFLRMVISEGTRFPDLPRNFFEAGKAPAMRALIGYLKQINENGTLAIPDAELAARQFLGLLNEPLLWLRVVGVGEAPSATERKRVVEEAVAMMMARYSPARN; this is encoded by the coding sequence TTGCCGCAGAAGGACACCGTTCGCGCGGAGACGCCGAAGCGGGACGCCATTCTGGACGCGGCGACGCGCGTGTTTCTGGCACACGGTTACGAGGGCGCGAGCATGGACCTCGTGGCGAAGGAATCCGGCGCGGCGCGGTGCACGGTCTATAATCAATTCGAGAGCAAGGAGGCGCTGTTCGCGGCGGCCGTCCAGCGGGTCTGGTGGGATTTTCCGGTGGTGGAGATCACGGCAGACAGGCAAGCCCTGAATGACCCGACCGTGGGACTCGGCCGTCTCGGCAAGGCGATCGTCGATTTCTGGGAACCGCCGATCGCCGTCGCCTTCCTGCGCATGGTCATCAGCGAGGGTACGCGGTTTCCCGACCTGCCGCGCAACTTCTTCGAGGCCGGCAAGGCGCCGGCCATGCGCGCCTTGATCGGCTATCTGAAGCAGATCAATGAGAACGGAACGCTCGCCATCCCCGATGCCGAACTGGCCGCGCGGCAGTTCCTCGGCCTGCTCAACGAACCCCTTCTGTGGCTGCGCGTCGTCGGTGTCGGAGAGGCGCCATCCGCCACCGAGCGCAAGCGCGTCGTCGAGGAAGCCGTTGCGATGATGATGGCGCGGTATAGTCCCGCGAGGAATTGA
- a CDS encoding lytic transglycosylase domain-containing protein, translating into MPVRCARLLLAGLFACALPVAAVAQPQPAERSAPADPYAAPIAEASQRFGVPVAWIRAVLRAESAGDPRAVSSAGAIGLMQIMPDTWAGLRARHRLGSDPYDPRDNILAGTAYLRELHDRYGSVTAMLAAYNAGPGRYEASLSGRPLPAETRAYVAAIAPVIDSGVTVPPVMVAVADQSAWTRAPLFVAQPDRGPVVDRVQAESRSNDVGPALPVRDVSAIVPQSGGLFVARASTGSRP; encoded by the coding sequence GCGCGCCTGCTGCTGGCGGGATTGTTCGCCTGCGCTTTGCCCGTCGCTGCCGTGGCGCAGCCCCAACCGGCGGAACGCAGCGCACCCGCCGATCCCTATGCCGCGCCGATCGCGGAAGCCTCGCAACGGTTCGGCGTTCCGGTCGCATGGATCAGGGCGGTGCTGCGCGCCGAGAGCGCCGGCGATCCGCGCGCGGTGTCGTCGGCCGGTGCGATCGGACTGATGCAGATCATGCCCGACACCTGGGCCGGTCTGCGCGCCCGGCATCGGCTCGGCAGCGATCCCTACGACCCGCGCGACAACATCCTCGCGGGCACGGCTTACCTGCGCGAACTGCACGACCGCTACGGCAGCGTCACCGCCATGCTGGCCGCCTACAACGCCGGCCCCGGCCGCTACGAGGCGTCGCTGTCTGGTCGGCCGCTGCCCGCCGAAACCCGCGCCTATGTTGCCGCCATCGCGCCGGTCATCGACAGCGGCGTGACCGTCCCGCCTGTCATGGTCGCGGTGGCCGATCAGTCGGCATGGACTCGTGCGCCGCTCTTCGTCGCGCAGCCGGATCGCGGTCCCGTTGTCGATCGCGTGCAGGCCGAGAGTCGGTCGAACGATGTTGGACCGGCTCTGCCCGTGCGCGATGTCTCCGCCATCGTGCCGCAGTCGGGCGGCCTGTTCGTCGCGCGGGCGAGCACCGGATCACGACCATGA
- a CDS encoding carboxymuconolactone decarboxylase family protein, translating to MSDSISTTSPSNDRFREGSERFAAVTGFPAQAFLDNFKNSSPDIGRYVVEWVFGDVYGRDDLDLKTRELVIIAAGAALGTTGIDVLKFHIPTAIRAGATREEVFGTLIQVAIVAGVPGALAAITAAGQVLSGMDGAAA from the coding sequence ATGTCAGACTCCATTTCCACCACATCCCCATCCAATGATCGATTCAGAGAGGGCAGCGAGCGGTTCGCCGCCGTCACCGGATTTCCGGCTCAGGCTTTTCTCGACAACTTTAAGAACAGCTCGCCCGATATCGGGCGCTATGTCGTCGAATGGGTGTTCGGCGATGTCTACGGCCGCGACGATCTTGATCTGAAGACGCGCGAACTCGTCATCATCGCTGCCGGAGCCGCGCTCGGGACGACCGGCATTGATGTCCTGAAGTTCCACATCCCAACCGCGATCCGCGCCGGTGCGACCCGCGAGGAAGTCTTCGGCACCCTGATCCAGGTCGCCATCGTCGCCGGCGTCCCGGGCGCACTGGCCGCGATCACGGCGGCGGGGCAGGTTCTTTCCGGCATGGATGGAGCCGCCGCATGA
- a CDS encoding relaxase/mobilization nuclease domain-containing protein: MLDRLCPCAMSPPSCRSRAACSSRGRAPDHDHEDRSRRDRVAGFSVQRMGLATVSSVSRRGRTGRKAGGQDKTGRHPMGPIRGASPCLHTVPDGTVSGPSWCREARQSQHPPRFSRHSAPKSTVSGGSAMSGDDDNRFRPRPGRVRSDAPKAGQTKSFFSQVKKIARQQSTAASSRHSASAKSASSGKAGPKHNTFAGPGVRRGRGASFVQSRHIAGGWRHSAPGMRRVVIKTRFVKGAGKSGKAAAHLRYIQRDGTSRDGERGQLYSAGEDRADGDAFLDRGKDDRHQFRFIVSPEDAADLADLTGYTRELMAQVETDLGTKLDWVAVNHHNTGHPHVHVIVNGRDALGEDLVINGDYLANGIRERASELAALELGPVTEIEQGRKLAAEIDQDRLTRIDRAMIAEADDRFIDLRHEPGDLRGQSDRTLRLRRLGKLGDMGLATEHAPSVWELSERLEPTLREMGERGDIVRTMQKALRAEGAERDPMSFEIHDAAPATPIIGRVIDKHLSDELGENLTLVVDGIDGRTHHVSGIDPARVEDARIGSVVEIGPADGAARPSDRAIIGMAEDGIYRPSRHLEQARFEGRVPGGEYEGFVDAHVRRLEALRRAGIAERIDADQWRIPDDFEARVAAHDAGRNARANIRVLSTFDLDRQIGSDGATWLDRWLVGAGTSDLSVSGFGEQVREAMDRRRETLIDRGDAIRQVDGRTAYRRNLIATLQEREVARAGDELAAKKTLPFRAAADGETVTGKFTGTVQLSSGKFAIVEKSHEFTLVPWRPVIDRQLDREVSGIVQSGSVSWQLGRQRGLGI; encoded by the coding sequence ATGTTGGACCGGCTCTGCCCGTGCGCGATGTCTCCGCCATCGTGCCGCAGTCGGGCGGCCTGTTCGTCGCGCGGGCGAGCACCGGATCACGACCATGAGGATCGTAGTCGGCGGGATCGCGTGGCAGGTTTCAGTGTGCAGCGGATGGGGCTGGCGACAGTCTCATCCGTCAGCAGAAGGGGCAGAACAGGTAGGAAGGCGGGAGGGCAAGATAAAACCGGGCGGCACCCTATGGGGCCGATCCGGGGGGCAAGCCCTTGTCTGCACACTGTTCCGGACGGCACCGTCTCCGGGCCGTCATGGTGCCGCGAGGCGCGGCAAAGCCAGCATCCGCCGCGTTTTTCGCGGCACTCTGCGCCCAAATCGACGGTTTCGGGCGGATCGGCCATGAGTGGCGACGACGACAACCGCTTCCGGCCAAGGCCCGGCCGCGTCCGCTCCGACGCGCCGAAGGCGGGGCAGACGAAGAGCTTCTTCAGCCAGGTCAAGAAGATCGCCCGCCAGCAGAGCACGGCGGCATCCTCGCGCCACTCGGCATCGGCGAAGTCGGCCTCGTCCGGCAAGGCAGGTCCGAAGCACAATACCTTCGCGGGACCGGGCGTCCGGCGCGGCCGGGGCGCCAGCTTCGTCCAGTCCCGCCACATCGCCGGCGGCTGGCGGCACAGCGCGCCGGGAATGCGCCGCGTCGTCATCAAGACCCGCTTCGTCAAGGGCGCGGGCAAGAGCGGCAAGGCGGCCGCCCATCTGCGCTATATCCAGCGCGACGGCACGTCACGCGATGGCGAGCGCGGGCAGCTCTATTCGGCGGGCGAGGATCGTGCCGATGGTGATGCCTTCCTTGATCGCGGCAAGGATGATCGCCACCAGTTCCGTTTCATCGTCTCGCCCGAGGACGCCGCCGATCTCGCCGACCTGACGGGCTATACCCGCGAGCTGATGGCGCAGGTCGAGACCGACCTTGGCACCAAGCTCGATTGGGTCGCGGTCAATCACCACAACACCGGCCATCCGCATGTCCACGTCATCGTCAACGGCCGCGATGCGCTGGGCGAGGATCTCGTCATCAATGGCGACTATCTCGCCAATGGCATCCGCGAGCGGGCGAGCGAACTGGCGGCGCTGGAACTCGGCCCCGTCACCGAGATCGAACAGGGCCGCAAACTCGCGGCCGAGATCGACCAGGATCGGCTTACGCGGATCGACCGGGCGATGATCGCCGAGGCCGATGACCGTTTTATCGATCTGCGCCATGAACCGGGCGATCTGCGCGGCCAGTCCGACCGAACCCTGCGCCTGCGCCGTCTCGGCAAGCTCGGCGACATGGGCCTAGCCACCGAGCACGCGCCGAGCGTCTGGGAATTGAGCGAAAGGCTGGAGCCGACCCTGCGCGAGATGGGCGAGCGTGGCGACATCGTTCGCACCATGCAGAAGGCGCTCCGGGCCGAGGGCGCCGAGCGCGATCCGATGAGCTTCGAGATTCACGATGCCGCGCCGGCGACGCCGATCATCGGGCGCGTCATCGACAAGCATCTTTCCGACGAGTTGGGCGAGAACCTGACGCTGGTGGTCGATGGGATCGACGGGCGCACGCACCATGTCTCCGGCATCGATCCGGCCCGCGTTGAAGACGCCCGCATCGGCAGCGTCGTCGAGATCGGCCCGGCGGACGGCGCAGCTCGCCCGTCCGATCGTGCCATCATCGGCATGGCCGAGGACGGCATCTATCGGCCGAGCCGCCATCTGGAGCAGGCCCGGTTCGAGGGCCGCGTGCCGGGCGGGGAATATGAGGGTTTCGTCGATGCCCATGTTCGCCGGCTGGAGGCGTTACGACGGGCCGGGATCGCCGAGCGGATCGACGCCGATCAATGGCGTATCCCGGATGATTTCGAGGCGCGCGTCGCCGCCCATGACGCGGGGCGTAACGCCCGCGCCAATATCCGCGTCCTCTCGACCTTCGACCTCGATCGCCAGATCGGATCGGACGGCGCAACCTGGCTCGACCGCTGGCTGGTCGGCGCGGGTACATCGGACCTGTCGGTGTCGGGGTTCGGAGAGCAGGTTCGCGAGGCGATGGATCGCCGCCGCGAGACCCTGATCGACCGTGGCGATGCGATCCGTCAGGTCGATGGCCGCACCGCCTATCGCCGTAACCTGATCGCCACGCTTCAGGAGCGTGAAGTCGCCCGTGCCGGTGACGAATTGGCGGCGAAGAAGACGCTGCCATTCCGCGCCGCCGCCGATGGCGAGACCGTCACGGGGAAGTTCACCGGGACCGTGCAGCTATCGAGCGGCAAGTTCGCCATCGTCGAGAAGTCCCACGAGTTCACCCTTGTCCCGTGGCGGCCCGTCATCGACCGGCAGCTCGATCGCGAGGTGTCAGGCATCGTCCAGAGCGGATCGGTGTCCTGGCAGTTGGGGCGGCAGCGGGGATTGGGGATTTGA